The sequence below is a genomic window from Candidatus Omnitrophota bacterium.
TGTTAGGGTCTAAGGTAAAACTGGTGACTGGCGCTAAGTCGTAACAAGGTAGCCGTACGGGAACGTGCGGCTGGATCACCTCCTTTCTAAATTTTTTCTTAAGGAAAAGGTTTAGTGCATACACATAAGTATGTGATTTGCTCTGTCTGCCTCAAGTGGACAGCGCTTGGCTATTTTTTTTCTTCTAAAGGAGCTACCTCTGAGAGTAGGGAGGGGCTTCATTTTTTGCAAATGGCAAATAGCAATTAGCAAATTGATCAGGGCAATTTGCTATGAGCCATTAAGCGATTTGCCGAATTTGGGCCCATAGCTCAGTTGGTTAGAGCACAGCCCTGATAAGACTGGGGTCAGAGGTCCGAATCCTCTTGGGCCCACCATATTAGCAAATGGCGCAGAGCAAATAGCAAATTGAACTATTAGCCATTGGCTATTAGCTATATTGGGGGCGTAGCTCAGCTGGGAGAGCACCTGCTTTGCAAGCAGGGGGTCGGCAGTTCAATCCTGCTCGCCTCCACCATATCTTTTGCAAAGCGATAGAAGCGAACATAAATTTATTCCATACCGCATGGTTGTGTGGAATTATGTTCTTTGACAATTATATGTGACAAGGTCTTTTTAGATCTTGCGTGAAGCTACAATTTTTTATATCCGAGGAGAACATCAAGTTTTTTTTGGTCAAGCTACAAAGGGTCTATGATGGATGACTTGGTTAGATAAGGCGATGAAGGACGGGGTAAGCACCGATATGTTCCGGGTAGCCGCAAACATGCTTTGATCCGGAAGATTCCGAATGAGGAAACTCATGCCGATTTATATCGGCATATTTCCGCAGCGAATTCATAGCTGTGGAAAAGCGAAACTAGGTGAATTGAAACATCTAAGTAACCTAAGGAAAATAAATCACAGAGATTCTCTCAGTAGCGGCGAGCGAAGAGGGAAGAGCCTAAACTTGTTTTTCGCAAGAAAAACAAGGGTTGTGGGACCTTAATGTGGGATTGTGGACAGATAGCAGAAGCGCTTGGAAAGGCGCGCCATAGAGAGTGAAAGCCTCGTATGCGAAATCTGGAAGCACCCTAGAGGTATCCCAAGTAACACGGGACACGGGAAATCCTGTGTGAATCCGGGCCGACCACGGTCCAAGGCTAAATACTATATCTAAACCGATAGTGTACAAGTACCGTGAGGGAAAGTTGAAAAGAACCCCGGTGAGGGGAGTGAAATAGAACCTAAAATCATAGATCTACAAGCGGTAGTAGGGCTATGCTTTGACTTTTAGTCAGAGAATGCCCAACTGCGTACCTTTTGCATAATGGTCCGACGAGTTACTGTGCAGTGCGAGCTTAACCTCCGTAAGGGGGGCAGGCGTAGCGAAAGCGAGTCCCAAATGGGCGATTAGTACTGTATAGTAGACCCGAAACTGAGTGATCTACCCATGATCAGCGTGAAGCTTTCCGAAAGGAAAGTGGAGGCGCGAACCCGTCAGCGTTGAAAAACTGTGGGATGAGTTGTGGGTTGGAGTGAAAGGCTAAACAAACTCAGAAATTGCTGGTTCTCCCCGAAATATTTCTAGGGATAGCCTCGAGTAATTAAATAGTGGGGGTAGAGTGCTGAATGGGCTACGGGACCTTACCAGGTTGCTGAGCCCAACCAAACTCCGAATACCACTATTTTTATCTCGGGAGTAAGACGCCGGGGGCTAAGCTCCGGCGTCAAAAGGGTATCAGCCCAGACCATCAGTTAAGGTCCCTAAGGATAGGCTAAGTGGTAAAGGAGGTGATTTCGCCCAGACAACCAGGATGTTGGCTTAGAGGCAGCCACCATTTAAAGAGTGCGTAACAGCTCACTGGTCGAGCGATTTTGCGCCTAAGATGACCGGGGCTCAAGCCTATCACCGAAACTATGGGTTTTTTCCGACGTAAGTCGGGAAAAGCGGTAGGGGAGCGTTGTTTAGTGAGCGAAGCTGTACCGTAAGGAGCAGTGGACGCTAAACAAGTGATTATGTCGGAATAAGTAGCGAATACGCCTGCGAGAAACAGGCGCGCCGAAAGTCTAAGGTTTCCTGGGGAAGGTTAATCCGCCCAGGGTTAGTCGGTCCTAAGCTGAGGCCATATGGCGTAAGCGATGGACAATCCGTTAATATTCGGATACCAATTAAATGGCGTTAAAACTTTCTGTATGACGTGGAAGGATGGGGGCTGCGCAGTGTTGGATGTCTGCGTTTTCTCCTGAGCAATTTGGAGAAGGCACCTGATCGAAAGTGATGGGAAGTGTTCTTAATCCATGCTGCCAAGAAAAGTACAGTTAAGGAGTCATTTAATTGCCCGTACCGTAATCCGACACAGGTAGACCTCCAGAGAATGGTAAGGCGCTCGAGAGAACTCTCGTTAAGGAACTCGGCAAAATTGCCTCGTAACTTCGGGAGAAGAGGTACCCTTGATTGTAAGATCAAGGGTCACAGTAAAGTGGCCCGGGTGACTGTTTAGCAAAAACACAGCACTCTGCGAACTCGTAAGAGGATATATAGGGTGTGACACCTGCCCGGTGCTGGAAGGTTAAGGAGAGAGGTTAGTTTGTCGTAAGATAGACGAAGCTTTGAACCGAAGCCCCAGTAAACGGCGGCCGTAACTATTGATTGACCGCAGTAGTTGTAAAATTTGGCTATATGCTGGAAAATCCTGTTAGGCTGACAGTACTTCTGTTCATGAAACGGAATGTGACAATCTGTCAGATAGGGATAATCAGCAGGAAAGGCCTGAAAGGGGTCTCCATGAAAGTAGAAATCGGCTATTACTTATCAGGTTTTGCCGACGGTGAAGGAAGTTTTAATGTTTCCTTCAGACCGCGGCAAGATTATAATCCACCGTGGAAAATCTCACTTTGTTTCAATATTTCCCAGAAAGATAAAGTTATTCTTGCTTTATTTAAACATCATTTAGGTTGCGGCACGTTAAGAGGCCGGCCCGATGGCGTTTGGTATTATGAAGTGAATAATTTTACAGCGATTTGGGAAAAAGTAATACCTTTCTTTAAGAGATTTAATTTTCTTTCTGCGAAGAAGAAGCGCGATTTCGCGAAATTCTGCGAAATTGCCAGAATAATCAAGGAAGATGAGCATCTTAAGGAAGAAGGGATTAGAAAGATTATTGAAATTAGGCGAGATATGAACGATGGTGGAAAGCGAAAGTATAGCGAAATGGAGATTTTAGGTAAGTTTCAGGAATCCTCAGAGACTATACGCCAAACCTCTAAGAAATTAGAGGATGATATAGTCCGGTCTTCCGAGAAATCGGAAGTTAACATTGACGAACGGTCCTAAGGTAGCGAAATTCCTTGTGGGGTAAGTTCCCACGCGCACGAATGGTGTAACAACCTGGGCGCTGTCTCAACGAGAGACTCGGCGAAATTGTAGTGGCGGTGAAGATGCCGTCTACGCGCATCAAGACGAAAAGACCCCAGAACCTTTACTGCAACCTGCCATTGAATTTTGGTTCACTATGTGTAGCATAGGTGGGAGGCTTTGAAGCCAAGGTGCTAGCTTTGGCTGAGCCACAATGTGAAATACCACCCTTATTGCACTAAGATTCTAACCACTTGCCGTGAATCCGGCAGCGGGACAGTGACAGGCGGGCAGTTTGACTGGGGCGGTTCCCTTCTAAAGAATAACGAAGGGGCCCAAAGGTTGGCTCAGGCCGGTCGGCAATCGGCTGTGGAGTGTAAGCACAAAAGCCAGCTTAACTGTGAGTCCGGCAGGACGAACAGATACGAAAGTAGGGGCTAGTGATCCGGTGGTTGAACGTGGAATTGCCATCGCTCAACGGATAATAGGTACTCTGGGGATAACAGGCTTATCGGGCTCGAGAGTTCATATCGACAGCCCGGTTTGGCACCTCAAACATCAATGGGGTGTTTAATCGGTAACGATTAAATAGTATTGGCTAATAACGGTGGAACCCGACGAATAAGGGCAATACCGTGGGAAGGCTCTAGTAAAGCTTCGCTGTAAGAAATTACAGAAAGCATCTACGGCCCCCGTAACGACTGAAATACTGCGGAAATAAATAACAAGCGCAGTATTGAGATAGTTTATACAAGTGACATCATATAAATTATCATACGCCAACTCCGCGAAAGCGGATGAAGATATAGTCTAATCCCGTGCGAAAGCGCGGATATGATTGCGATGTCGGCTCATCCTATCCTGGGGCTGTATAAGGTCCCAAGGGTCCGGCTGTTCGCCGGTTAAAAGGGTACGCGAGCTGGGTTCAGAACGTCGCTCTCTTCAGTACGAGAGGACCTAGAGAGACGGACCTCTGGTGTTCCGGTTGTCCTGCCAAGGGCAAAGGCCGGGTAGCTATGTCCGGAAGGGATAAGCGCTGAAAGCATCTAAGTGCTAAGCCCCTCCCAAGATTAGGTATCCCCATCAGGCTGGTCGTAGACTACGACCTTAATAGGCGCAATGTGTAAGGCCCGTAAGGGTTTAAGCTAATGCGTACTAATCAGCCGATTGGCTTGACCTTAATAATAGCGTATGGTATGTAGCATTCGTGCTACATACCATATTGCTTGTAATGTCTTAAATATCTTAGTTGTTGTTTCACGGATCACATATAATTGTCAAAATATTTTGGAGCATTCATACCGAGGGGGAAACACCCGTTCCCATTCCGAATACGGAAGTTAAGCCCCTCAGGGCCGATGGTAGTGTATTCGTAAGGATATGTGAGAGTAGGTCGGTGCTCCTTAAAATAAAAAAACGCCTATGGCTTTAATGCTGTAGGCGTTTTTTTATTTTAATCCCGAAGCCTGCGCATGAAATATTTGCAGTAACCCGCAAATATTTCAAAAGCGCTTAGGCGAGGGATAGGCATGCAGAATTTTGGCACATCTTATGAAGCGGAGTAATAGCAGTAAATTTATGAGCGAAGCGAAATAAATTTACAAGCGCTTAGGCGAGGGATAATCCAAGCCCTCTCTAATCTTCCCATATAAAAAGAAAATAATAGCTGGTCACAATTTGTGACCAGCTTGATTCTTCAAGGTCGCAATTTGCGACCTTAAACTTGAGGTCACAGATTGGGACCTCAAGTTTTGCGTCTGTCTTGTCTGTATTTTTACGGGAGCGTTTGCTGCGGCCCAGCGTGCCGCAGCTGCACTTCGTTCCAGCCCCTCGCTCTCCCCCGCAGCTTCGTTTTGCTACGCGAACCGAAGCAAAACGGCGGGGGAACCGTGCCCGCTCGGGGCTTCCAAGATCCCGCAAAAACACAGCCAATCCAGCCGCTAAAATTTTTAGAAATTTCTGTCAGATTCTGTCTTTTAATACGTCTATTAAAGGAGAGGCACCTGGCGCTTGCTGCACCCGGACAAAATTGATTGTCCGGTGTTCGCCTTTCTGGCGAAGTATTGCGCCAGTGTGCCCTTGCTGGGCAAGGGAGGTGAAAGAGTTGTCTTGACAGCTTCTAATATATAAGCTATACTTCTCTTGTAAGAATGTAAGGAAGTAAGGAGAAGACAAGATGACCGTTATCGGTATGTCAAAAATAACCTCAAAAGGGCAGATTACGCTTCCGGCTGCGGTACGAAGAATGCTTAAGCTGGACAGGGGTGAGAATATCGCTTTTTGCCTGAATAAAAATGGAGTAATTATCTCACGCTGTAAAATCAATGTTGAGCCATCAGCTTTTAGTAAAGATGAATGGGCCAAGATTGATAAACTTGCTAGTGAAAAAGGAAAATCATTCGCTATCGCCGAACAAGCCAAAAGACACCTCAAATCTTTATGAGGTTTGAGTTTAAACCGTCTTTTGAACACTCTCTAAAGTCGCTTCATAGCAAAACTCAAGAAGAAGTAAAAAATTCCTGCCTAAAGATAATCGATATACTATCTCAAGATAGGTTTATCCATAAAGGCATAGGCCTTAAGCGCCTTAAGGGCGATTATTGGGAAGTTAGGCATGGCCTAAAGACTCGGCTTATTTTCCGCTGGAATAAGGATCTAGTAGAGTTTGTTTTGGTAGGCAGCCATGATGATATTAAGAGGTATTTGAGGAAGGTTTGAGGTCGCATGTTGCGACCAGTAAGGTATCACAATTTGTGATACCATTAATGTTCAAACTGGTGCCAATTTGGTACCAGTTTAATAAACTTGAGATCGCGTTTTGCGATATCAAGTTCAAGGTCACAATTTGTGACCTTGACTTTGAGGTTTCAATCTCGAACTTCAAAAAGTTGGGGAGATGGATGGGGGATTGGGGTAAGCTTTTTGGCTTTCGCTTCCGGCGCTGTCCGCCACAAATTTTGGCGGACTAATGCACGCTTCGCCAAAGCCGGAAAGCTTATATGGTTGGTGGCTAAGGTGGTTTAAATACAGCCAAGCCAAGCCGCTAAGAAAATCCCCTAGAATTTTTTGTAAGATTTTGTTTCTCTCTACGTCTATTAAAGTAGAAAGGGGGAAGTTATGCCAAATATAGTTTCCGTAGAATTAATAACAGCAAAGATTTTATTGATACGCGGCAGAAAGGTGATGGTTGACAGGGATTTAGCGCAGCTTTACGTAGTGACAACATTTAATCTTAATAAAGCAGTAAAAAGAAATATTGAAAGATTTCCTGAAGATTTTATGTTTCAATTAACTCAAGAAGAGTTTAAAAACTTGATATTCCAAAATGGAATATCAAGTTGGGGTGGAACTCGTAAGCTACCCTATGTTTTTACCGAACAAGGCGTCGCTATGCTTTCTGGAGTACTTCATAGTAAAAGAGCAGTTAAAGTTAATATCCAGATCATGCGCGCATTCGTTATGTTGAGCAGAGCTCTTTTAACAAATAAGGAGTTGTTCTTTAAATTAAATGATTTGGAAAGAAAAGTTGAGCGGCATGATATGGATATAAGAGATATTTTTGAGGCGATCCGACAGTTGATGCGCCTGCCGGATGAGAAGAGAAAGATAAAGGGATTTGCGATAAAATAAAGAATGCTGCGAGCTTCTAAGGCGCCAAATTGGTACCTTAGAGAGAAAAAATATTGAAGTGGTGATGAGGGCGTTGCATGGGCGGTAGTGTTTCGCGGCTGTCTTGTCTGTATTTTTGCGGGAACGTTTGCTGCGGCCCAGCGTGCCGCAGCTGCACTTCGTTCCAGCCCCTCGCTCTCCCCCGCAGCTTCGTTTTGCTACGCAAACCGAAGCAAAACGGCGGGGGAACCGTGCCCGCTCGGGGCTTCCAAGATCCCGCAAAAACACAGACAAGCCAAGCCGCTAAGAGAATCCACAGAAGTTCTGTAAGATTTCGTTTCTTTCCGCGTCTATTATAGTAGAAAGTGATAAATAAATTAAGCTTGACAAGTATACGCCAATGACGTATACTTTAACCACGGGGAGATCAAATGGAGATTATCGAAACCCCTGTTTTTACCAAAAGAATTAAAGGTGTACTTTCTGACAATGAGTATCGCAGGTTGCAGTGGGAATTAGCAACAAATCCCGAGGCAGGCGCGTTAATACCCGAAGGCAGAGGTTTAAGGAAGTTAAGATGGGCTGTTCCCGGAAAAGGTAAGAGGGGCGGATTACGGATTATTTATTATTGGTATATCCATAACGAAAAGATATTTATGCTTTTTTTGTATAAGAAATCAGAACAGGCAGATTTAACAAGAGAACAGCTAAAAGTTCTGGCGGAGTACGTGAAGGAGGGCGTTATATGAAAAATAAAGATTTTAGTGATTTATTAAAGAGTATCGATCAGGCAAGAAAGATTCATGCCGGGAAGATGAAGCCGGGAAGAGTTTCTGAATTTCATCCGATAATCGTTACTAATATACGTAAGAGACTACGTGTTTCGCAGGTTAAGTTTGCCCACATAATTGGGGTTAGCGTTGATACTTTGCAGAATTGGGAGCAGGGGAGAAGAAGGCCAGAAGGTCCTGCCTTAGCATTATTGAAAGTCGCCGAAGCTAATCCGGGGGCGGTGATGAGGGCGTTGTATGGGCGGTAGTTAAGTTTCGCGTCTGGCTTGGCGCAGAATGCGACACACCGGCCCATCAAATTGGGCCGGGTGTTGTCTGTATCTTTGCGGGAAGCTTTTTGGCTTTCGCTTCCGGCGCTGTCCGCCACAAATTTTGGCGGACTAATGCACGCTTCGCCAAAGCCGGAAAGCTTATATGGTTGGTGGCTAATTGCCGCGGCTTACGCCGCTATAAGGGGTGGATTTGGGGTTGACAGGTCAGGTTATGATAGTAGAATAAAGAAAAATAAAATGGCGTTGTTAATGTTCATTAATAGGGTTATAATTAATTGCTTTGTCTTTGTTCGTTTGCGCTCACAAGGGCTGCGCCAGATAAAAGCTATAAGGAGCTTGTTTGATGAAGAAAAAGAGTAGTAAGAATAGGGAAGTTATTGCCTGCCACAAGTGCAGGAATCAGTCGGATTGTTGCAGGTTGGGGGCGTGGATAGATTTGGAAGAAGCCAAGAAAATAGCTAGCGCCGGGATTAAGGGCGATTTCTTTCATTTAGAGAAGGATTCTGTGTTTCCTTCAGGGTTTAAAGTCGGCACAAGCTACGAGGATGAAACTTGTTCTTTTCTTGAGAAAGACGGGCGATGCAGAATTCATAAGGTTAACTATGATTTGAAACCTGTAACCTGCAAAGAGTTTCCTTTTGAAGATGGCCAATTGGCGCCTATCGCGCATTCATTGTGCACTATTTTAAAAGAGAAAAAGAGAAAGCGAAAAACCCCGTAGACGCTTTAGCTAAATATTTGTAGTACATAGGTTTACAAAACAAATACGGGTATTAGCGTTGATGTTAAAGCGGACAGTTTTTTCTAATTATTGCTTAGTTTGTGGTAAATTTCTTCTATCCCTGCGGGTTTAATAAAGCAGCCGTGAAGTGTTATTTCCCTGCTTAAACTAAATGCCATATCCGGGTAAGCCGTAACAACCATAATCTTTGTATTAGGGTATTTTTCTTTGATGATTCGGGCGCAGGCTTGTCCGTTCATCCCGTGCATTAAAATATCTAATATAACTATATCCGCCGGGTGAGATTCTAGCATACGAAGCGCAGTTTCGGCGTTATAGGCAGTAGTAACCTGAAAATTACGTACTGATAGATAGCGTTTTAAGGTCTCGCCTACTTCAGGCTCGTCATCAACTACTAATATTCGGGTAGAAATACTGCTCATCTTGCCCTCCTTATACAAGTATAACATTTAATAATGTAGAAATCAAATTATTATACTCGCTGTAGAAGCAACATGATAATATAATGTAAATTATTGCGGTATAGCGGATTATGTATAGGTATTATTATAATGGCATATATAATATCTACATTCAATAGCATTATTATATTATAAAGAAGTAACCTATTGATGAGATGAGTAAAACAAGAAGAGGGGGAGCATTGTTTAGTTAAAAGGGAATTTGCTTGTTTTTGCAAATAATTTGTGCTATGCTTACTGCACACTTTAGAAAAGTATTTTTATAAGGAGAGCAAGTGCAGTTTAATCAAATTCGTCAGGAAATAAAGAATGTCCCCTGTGATTCTTTGCGGCTTGATTGCGATAATCATTTTGAAGCTGTAATACCCAGGCAGGAAATCGGTAACCTTACCCATCGCCTGGAATCTTTTTTTGGCGCGCCGGTTTGGCCTTCGCGTGATGGCCTGGCTTTTAGTATAGAAGAGAAGATTAAAAGTTACGGCGGGATCATGCCGGGGCAAACACTTTATTATTGGGCCCATGGGCAGGATACGATTTTTGCCATGCTTTGGCCCTGGCAGGACGGGGTAAGGACTACTGTTAAGATAGTGCAGAAATAGATTCGGTAAAGATCTTTATGGGGTTACCCCTTCATCAATTGAAGGGGGTTTTTTTTGGCTGAATTTATAGTTTTTCCATTGGAAATATGTTTATTTAGAGGTAAAATAAACAGAACATTTAAAGGGCAGAGGCGGTATTGATGGAATATACTAAAGGTAATCTGGGCAGGATATTTGTTTTAAAGTTCAAAGATGACGATATTCTTTTTGACGAGCTGGAGAATTTTGTCAGGAAGGAAAAAGTCCGCTCTGCGGTCATGGTTTTTATTGGGGCTTTGAAAAAAGGGGATTTGGTCACAGGCCCCAAGAAACCGGTTATTCCTCCAGTGCCCAATTGGGTTAAATTCAACAACGGCTGGGAAGCAATGGGGGTGGCCACAGTTTTTACTAATAAAAAAGGGCCGCAGATTCATATCCACGCCAGTATGGGGAAGAAGAAGAAAGTGCTTACCGGATGCGTGCGTAAACAATCTAAGGTCTTCTTGGTTATTGAGGCGGTGGTTTTTGAGTTAGAAAATGTCCGGGCAAGTAAAGATATTGATCCCTTGACGGGGCTTAACCTTCTTAAGATAATAAAGGGTTAGAAACTATCCCCAGGAGGAAAATATGCTTAAGAATATTTTAGGCGCGCACGTTGGTGTTTTAATGCTTTCTTTGTTTTT
It includes:
- a CDS encoding type II toxin-antitoxin system PrlF family antitoxin codes for the protein MTVIGMSKITSKGQITLPAAVRRMLKLDRGENIAFCLNKNGVIISRCKINVEPSAFSKDEWAKIDKLASEKGKSFAIAEQAKRHLKSL
- a CDS encoding DNA-binding protein → MEYTKGNLGRIFVLKFKDDDILFDELENFVRKEKVRSAVMVFIGALKKGDLVTGPKKPVIPPVPNWVKFNNGWEAMGVATVFTNKKGPQIHIHASMGKKKKVLTGCVRKQSKVFLVIEAVVFELENVRASKDIDPLTGLNLLKIIKG
- a CDS encoding type II toxin-antitoxin system RelE/ParE family toxin; this translates as MEIIETPVFTKRIKGVLSDNEYRRLQWELATNPEAGALIPEGRGLRKLRWAVPGKGKRGGLRIIYYWYIHNEKIFMLFLYKKSEQADLTREQLKVLAEYVKEGVI
- a CDS encoding response regulator, which produces MSSISTRILVVDDEPEVGETLKRYLSVRNFQVTTAYNAETALRMLESHPADIVILDILMHGMNGQACARIIKEKYPNTKIMVVTAYPDMAFSLSREITLHGCFIKPAGIEEIYHKLSNN
- a CDS encoding helix-turn-helix domain-containing protein — translated: MKNKDFSDLLKSIDQARKIHAGKMKPGRVSEFHPIIVTNIRKRLRVSQVKFAHIIGVSVDTLQNWEQGRRRPEGPALALLKVAEANPGAVMRALYGR
- a CDS encoding ORF6N domain-containing protein; translated protein: MPNIVSVELITAKILLIRGRKVMVDRDLAQLYVVTTFNLNKAVKRNIERFPEDFMFQLTQEEFKNLIFQNGISSWGGTRKLPYVFTEQGVAMLSGVLHSKRAVKVNIQIMRAFVMLSRALLTNKELFFKLNDLERKVERHDMDIRDIFEAIRQLMRLPDEKRKIKGFAIK
- a CDS encoding YkgJ family cysteine cluster protein; translation: MKKKSSKNREVIACHKCRNQSDCCRLGAWIDLEEAKKIASAGIKGDFFHLEKDSVFPSGFKVGTSYEDETCSFLEKDGRCRIHKVNYDLKPVTCKEFPFEDGQLAPIAHSLCTILKEKKRKRKTP